The Accipiter gentilis chromosome 7, bAccGen1.1, whole genome shotgun sequence genome includes a region encoding these proteins:
- the RAB25 gene encoding ras-related protein Rab-25 isoform X2 gives MGNTEEDYNFVFKVVLIGESGVGKTNLLSRFTRNEFNHDSRTTIGVEFSTRTILVGDAVVKAQIWDTAGLERYRAITSAYYRGAVGALVVFDITKHQTYNVVDRWLKELYDHAEASIVVMLVGNKTDLTQAREVPMEEAKMFADNNGLLFVETSALDSTNVEQAFETILKEIFHKVQKQKQRSSESNTVSLASETLASTAPVQMEKRPCCVAL, from the exons ATGGGCAACACCGAGGAGGATTATAATTTTGTCTTCAAGG TTGTCCTGATCGGGGAGTCCGGGGTAGGCAAAACCAACCTGCTCTCCCGCTTCACCCGCAATGAGTTCAACCACGACAGCCGGACCACCATCGGCGTGGAGTTCTCCACCCGCACCATCCTGGTGGGAGACGCCGTGGTGAAGGCTCAGATCTGGGACACAGCTGGGCTGGAGCGGTACCGTGCCATCACCTCTGC GTATTACCGGGGGGCAGTGGGTGCCCTGGTCGTCTTTGACATCACCAAGCACCAGACGTACAATGTGGTGGACCGCTGGCTGAAGGAGCTGTACGACCATGCTGAGGCCAGCATCGTCGTCATGCTGGTGGGGAACAAGACCGACCTCACGCAGGCTCGGGAGGTGCCCATGGAGGAGGCGAAAATGTTTGCAG ACAACAATGGGCTGCTGTTTGTTGAGACCTCGGCGCTGGACTCCACCAATGTTGAGCAGGCATTCGAGACCATCCTGAAGG AGATCTTCCACAAAGTgcagaagcagaagcagaggagcagCGAAAGCAACACGGTGTCGCTTGCCAGTGAGACCCTGGCGAGCACAGCCCCGGTGCAGATGGAGAAGCGCCCGTGCTGTGTGGCCCTCTGA
- the RAB25 gene encoding ras-related protein Rab-25 isoform X1, with product MGNTEEDYNFVFKVVLIGESGVGKTNLLSRFTRNEFNHDSRTTIGVEFSTRTILVGDAVVKAQIWDTAGLERYRAITSAYYRGAVGALVVFDITKHQTYNVVDRWLKELYDHAEASIVVMLVGNKTDLTQAREVPMEEAKMFADNNGLLFVETSALDSTNVEQAFETILKGTCTGAVVQRGPGDRSIEGSLTEDAGLGRGCTVRLSSALLHVSSLGLVSVSSFWLVWFPAFRAGRFTLRTPWLCSHGPQASPKPGGLLPL from the exons ATGGGCAACACCGAGGAGGATTATAATTTTGTCTTCAAGG TTGTCCTGATCGGGGAGTCCGGGGTAGGCAAAACCAACCTGCTCTCCCGCTTCACCCGCAATGAGTTCAACCACGACAGCCGGACCACCATCGGCGTGGAGTTCTCCACCCGCACCATCCTGGTGGGAGACGCCGTGGTGAAGGCTCAGATCTGGGACACAGCTGGGCTGGAGCGGTACCGTGCCATCACCTCTGC GTATTACCGGGGGGCAGTGGGTGCCCTGGTCGTCTTTGACATCACCAAGCACCAGACGTACAATGTGGTGGACCGCTGGCTGAAGGAGCTGTACGACCATGCTGAGGCCAGCATCGTCGTCATGCTGGTGGGGAACAAGACCGACCTCACGCAGGCTCGGGAGGTGCCCATGGAGGAGGCGAAAATGTTTGCAG ACAACAATGGGCTGCTGTTTGTTGAGACCTCGGCGCTGGACTCCACCAATGTTGAGCAGGCATTCGAGACCATCCTGAAGGGTACTTGCACTGGTGCCGTGGTGCAGCGGGGTCCTGGGGACCGGAGCATCGAGGGGTCCCTTACTGAGgatgcagggctgggcagaggatgTACAGTGCGtctctcctctgccctgctccACGTGAGCTCTTTGGGGCTGGTTTCGGTGTCGTCTTTCTGGCTGGTTTGGTTTCCGGCCTTTCGTGCTGGGCGTTTCACTCTCCGCACCCCATGGCTTTGTTCTCATGGCCCCCAGGCATCCCCAAAGCCCGGGGGACTTCTGCCCCTGTAA
- the LOC126040365 gene encoding ras-related protein Rab-11A-like, with the protein MRGKDDEYDYLFKVVLIGDSGVGKSNLLSRFTRNEFNLESKSTIGVEFATRSIQVDNKTVKAQIWDTAGQERYRAITSAYYRGAVGALLVYDIAKYLTYENAERWLKELQDHADANIVIMLVGNKSDLRHLRAVPTDEARSFAEKNGLSFLETSALDSTNVETAFHNILSEIYRIVSQRQITGQPESEFGPTTTIEPIRVLPTQQEGRQAPCCQNI; encoded by the exons ATGCGGGGCAAGGACGATGAGTACGACTACCTCTTCAAAG TTGTGCTCATCGGGGACTCCGGGGTGGGGAAGAGCAACCTGCTCTCGCGCTTCACCCGCAATGAGTTCAACCTGGAGAGCAAGAGCACCATTGGGGTGGAGTTTGCTACGAGGAGCATCCAGGTGGACAACAAGACCGTGAAGGCTCAGATCTGGGACACGGCCGGGCAGGAGCGGTACCGGGCCATCACCTCGGC GTACTACCGGGGAGCAGTGGGAGCTCTGCTCGTCTACGACATCGCCAAGTACCTGACATATGAGAACGCTGAGCGCTGGCTGAAGGAGCTGCAGGATCATGCTGATGCCAACATTGTCATCATGCTGGTGGGCAACAAGAGCGACCTGCGGCACCTGCGGGCCGTGCCCACCGACGAGGCCAGGAGCTTTGCAG AGAAGAATGGGCTGTCCTTCCTTGAGACGTCTGCTCTGGACTCTACCAACGTGGAGACAGCTTTCCACAACATCCTCTCGG aGATATACCGCATCGTGTCACAGAGGCAGATCACTGGGCAGCCAGAGTCAGAGTTTGGCCCCACCACGACCATCGAGCCCATCCGGGTGCTACCCAcgcagcaggagggcaggcaggcgcCCTGCTGCCAGAACATCTGA